In a single window of the Rhodamnia argentea isolate NSW1041297 chromosome 2, ASM2092103v1, whole genome shotgun sequence genome:
- the LOC115751714 gene encoding protein SENSITIVE TO PROTON RHIZOTOXICITY 1 isoform X1 has protein sequence MPLELLFGGDLQFLMDLKMDLEERLRAETWVKPSSANDLPRNVPPDRQTPFPNFASQKNQHKWEDQDPSISNYGMRIEPPFSEFNRPSECQPSLHGNSTSQYRGVQMNDMLQLGKTQEWDPKATLNNLSFLEQKIHQLQDLVHVIVGRKGPVLGRPDELVAQQQQLITADLTSIIIQLISTAGSLLPSVKNSLNSASTPPVRQLGQLGGILNNQGSGISLNSNLMLPSQGGSKVPDQSNQVDPMGHSGTDNMEDHESKDDEDGDEGENLPPGSFEILQLEKEEILAPHTHFCTICGKGFKRDANLRMHMRGHGDEYKTAAALAKPQKEAGSEMMLIKRYSCPYAGCKRNKDHRRFQPLKTILCVKNHYKRTHCDKSYTCSRCNTKKFSVIADLKTHEKHCGKDKWLCSCGTTFSRKDKLFGHITLFQGHTPAIPLDENKGATGPSLLEEHNEDTSKVGDVSFSFGSGTPSSGGVQNIMEDVKGNVDDPSSFFSPLNFDASNFGGFNEFARSAFDDSEGALSFLLQASCNYSQKNGGQSSSNNLE, from the exons ATGCCTTTGGAG CTTTTATTTGGCGGTGATCTTCAATTCCTGATGGACTTAAAGATGGATCTTGAAGAGAGGTTACGTGCTGAAACCTGGGTAAAGCCTTCCTCGGCGAATGATTTACCCAGAAATGTTCCCCCAGACCGGCAAACACCATTCCCGAATTTTGCCTCTCAAAAGAATCAGCACAAGTGGGAAGATCAAGATCCTTCGATCTCAAATTATGGCATGAGGATCGAACCTCCATTCTCTGAATTTAATCGTCCTTCTGAATGCCAGCCATCCCTTCATGGAAACTCTACCAGTCAATATCGAGGTGTCCAGATGAATGATATGCTCCAACTCGGTAAGACCCAAGAGTGGGACCCAAAAGCGACGCTAAATAATCTCTCCTTCCTGGAACAGAAGATTCATCAGCTTCAGGATTTAGTGCATGTTATTGTTGGAAGGAAAGGGCCAGTTTTAGGACGACCGGATGAGCTTGTGGCACAGCAACAGCAACTCATAACTGCCGATCTCACTTCAATAATCATCCAACTGATCTCTACTGCTGGTAGTCTTCTACCATCAGTGAAGAACTCCCTTAATTCAGCATCCACGCCACCCGTCAGGCAGCTCGGTCAGCTTGGTGGGATTTTAAATAATCAAGGATCTGGAATTAGTCTTAACAGCAATCTTATGCTCCCAAGTCAAGGCGGCAGCAAAGTCCCTGACCAGTCTAACCAGGTGGATCCAATGGGTCACTCTGGTACCGATAATATGGAGGATCATGAATcaaaagatgatgaagatgggGATGAGGGGGAAAATCTTCCTCCGGGTTCCTTTGAGATCTTAcaactagagaaagaagaaatccTTGCACCACATACTCACTTTTGTACCATATGTGGGAAGGGATTTAAGAGGGATGCTAATTTACGTATGCACATGAGAGGTCATGGGGATGAATACAAAACGGCGGCAGCACTTGCAAAAccccaaaaagaagctggttCCGAAATGATGCTTATTAAGAGGTATTCCTGTCCATATGCAGGTTGTAAGCGGAACAAGGATCATAGAAGGTTTCAACCTCTGAAGACGATATTGTGTGTCAAAAATCATTACAAGAGAACCCACTGCGACAAAAGCTATACGTGCAGCCGTTGCAATACCAAGAAGTTTTCGGTCATCGCAGATCTTAAAACGCATGAGAAGCACTGTGGCAAGGACAAATGGCTTTGTTCCTGTGGCACTACATTCTCTAGGAAAGACAAACTTTTTGGACACATCACTCTCTTCCAAGGCCACACCCCAGCGATTCCCCTTGACGAGAATAAGGGAGCAACTGGGCCATCTTTGCTAGAAGAGCATAATGAAGACACAAGCAAAGTTGGTGATGTGAGTTTCAGTTTCGGCTCCGGCACTCCCAGTTCGGGTGGAGTTCAGAACATCATGGAGGATGTCAAAGGGAACGTTGATGATCCATCGagtttcttttcccctttgaaCTTCGATGCCAGTAACTTTGGCGGGTTTAATGAGTTCGCACGATCTGCTTTTGATGATTCGGAAGGTGCACTCTCATTTCTCCTTCAAGCATCTTGTAATTACTCTCAGAAAAATGGAGGTCAGTCGAGTTCTAATAATCTAGAGTAA
- the LOC115751714 gene encoding protein SENSITIVE TO PROTON RHIZOTOXICITY 1 isoform X2 — protein sequence MDLKMDLEERLRAETWVKPSSANDLPRNVPPDRQTPFPNFASQKNQHKWEDQDPSISNYGMRIEPPFSEFNRPSECQPSLHGNSTSQYRGVQMNDMLQLGKTQEWDPKATLNNLSFLEQKIHQLQDLVHVIVGRKGPVLGRPDELVAQQQQLITADLTSIIIQLISTAGSLLPSVKNSLNSASTPPVRQLGQLGGILNNQGSGISLNSNLMLPSQGGSKVPDQSNQVDPMGHSGTDNMEDHESKDDEDGDEGENLPPGSFEILQLEKEEILAPHTHFCTICGKGFKRDANLRMHMRGHGDEYKTAAALAKPQKEAGSEMMLIKRYSCPYAGCKRNKDHRRFQPLKTILCVKNHYKRTHCDKSYTCSRCNTKKFSVIADLKTHEKHCGKDKWLCSCGTTFSRKDKLFGHITLFQGHTPAIPLDENKGATGPSLLEEHNEDTSKVGDVSFSFGSGTPSSGGVQNIMEDVKGNVDDPSSFFSPLNFDASNFGGFNEFARSAFDDSEGALSFLLQASCNYSQKNGGQSSSNNLE from the coding sequence ATGGACTTAAAGATGGATCTTGAAGAGAGGTTACGTGCTGAAACCTGGGTAAAGCCTTCCTCGGCGAATGATTTACCCAGAAATGTTCCCCCAGACCGGCAAACACCATTCCCGAATTTTGCCTCTCAAAAGAATCAGCACAAGTGGGAAGATCAAGATCCTTCGATCTCAAATTATGGCATGAGGATCGAACCTCCATTCTCTGAATTTAATCGTCCTTCTGAATGCCAGCCATCCCTTCATGGAAACTCTACCAGTCAATATCGAGGTGTCCAGATGAATGATATGCTCCAACTCGGTAAGACCCAAGAGTGGGACCCAAAAGCGACGCTAAATAATCTCTCCTTCCTGGAACAGAAGATTCATCAGCTTCAGGATTTAGTGCATGTTATTGTTGGAAGGAAAGGGCCAGTTTTAGGACGACCGGATGAGCTTGTGGCACAGCAACAGCAACTCATAACTGCCGATCTCACTTCAATAATCATCCAACTGATCTCTACTGCTGGTAGTCTTCTACCATCAGTGAAGAACTCCCTTAATTCAGCATCCACGCCACCCGTCAGGCAGCTCGGTCAGCTTGGTGGGATTTTAAATAATCAAGGATCTGGAATTAGTCTTAACAGCAATCTTATGCTCCCAAGTCAAGGCGGCAGCAAAGTCCCTGACCAGTCTAACCAGGTGGATCCAATGGGTCACTCTGGTACCGATAATATGGAGGATCATGAATcaaaagatgatgaagatgggGATGAGGGGGAAAATCTTCCTCCGGGTTCCTTTGAGATCTTAcaactagagaaagaagaaatccTTGCACCACATACTCACTTTTGTACCATATGTGGGAAGGGATTTAAGAGGGATGCTAATTTACGTATGCACATGAGAGGTCATGGGGATGAATACAAAACGGCGGCAGCACTTGCAAAAccccaaaaagaagctggttCCGAAATGATGCTTATTAAGAGGTATTCCTGTCCATATGCAGGTTGTAAGCGGAACAAGGATCATAGAAGGTTTCAACCTCTGAAGACGATATTGTGTGTCAAAAATCATTACAAGAGAACCCACTGCGACAAAAGCTATACGTGCAGCCGTTGCAATACCAAGAAGTTTTCGGTCATCGCAGATCTTAAAACGCATGAGAAGCACTGTGGCAAGGACAAATGGCTTTGTTCCTGTGGCACTACATTCTCTAGGAAAGACAAACTTTTTGGACACATCACTCTCTTCCAAGGCCACACCCCAGCGATTCCCCTTGACGAGAATAAGGGAGCAACTGGGCCATCTTTGCTAGAAGAGCATAATGAAGACACAAGCAAAGTTGGTGATGTGAGTTTCAGTTTCGGCTCCGGCACTCCCAGTTCGGGTGGAGTTCAGAACATCATGGAGGATGTCAAAGGGAACGTTGATGATCCATCGagtttcttttcccctttgaaCTTCGATGCCAGTAACTTTGGCGGGTTTAATGAGTTCGCACGATCTGCTTTTGATGATTCGGAAGGTGCACTCTCATTTCTCCTTCAAGCATCTTGTAATTACTCTCAGAAAAATGGAGGTCAGTCGAGTTCTAATAATCTAGAGTAA
- the LOC115752023 gene encoding tetratricopeptide repeat domain-containing protein PYG7, chloroplastic produces MADRALLSLSPPPSFSSISDRIPSFHSSILSRSTFLKTRLRRTIRQICQRELTAESRSLPRLKKSLENPFIIEKILKVKEPSVWVYALSVGLPSWLACAQGADASETIQINAVYEIGELFELGIQLSYLLLLLALLGVGSFFVIRQVLVRRELDLSAKELQEQVRSGDASATEFFELGAVMLRRKVYPAATKYLLQAIEKWDGDDQDLAQVYNALGVSYVRDGKLEKGITQFETAVKLQPGYVTAWNNLGDAYEKKKDLKSALKAFEEVLLFDPNNKIARPRRDALKERVTMYKGVPVKSKER; encoded by the exons ATGGCGGACCGCGCTCTCTTATCCCTCTCCCCACCTCCTTCCTTCTCCTCCATCTCCGACCGAATACCATCTTTCCATTCTTCAATCCTCTCACGCTCGACCTTCTTGAAGACCAGACTCAGAAGAACAATCAG GCAGATATGCCAAAGGGAATTGACGGCAGAATCACGGTCATTGCCGCGGCTGAAGA AGTCCTTGGAAAACCCTTTTATTATCGAAAAGATTTTAAAGGTGAAGGAGCCATCAGTCTGGGTATATGCACTATCAGTTGGACTTCCCTCTTGGTTGGCTTGTGCACAAGGTGCAGACGCAAGTGAAACTATTCAAATAAATGCTGTTTATGAGATTGGAGAGTTGTTTGAATTGGGAATCCAACTATCCTATTTGCTTTTGCTCTTGGCCTTGCTTGGTGTGGGTTCTTTCTTTGTCATCCGTCAGGTCCTAGTCCGCAGAGAACTTGACCTTTCCGCTAAAGAGCTGCAg GAACAAGTAAGAAGTGGTGATGCTAGTGCAACTGAGTTCTTTGAACTGGGTGCAGTGATGCTAAGAAGGAAAGTTTACCCCGCTGCAACTAAGTATTTGCTTCAGGCAATTGAAAAATGGGATGGAGACGATCAAGATCTTGCACAG GTATACAATGCCCTTGGTGTTAGTTATGTTCGAGATGGCAAGCTTGAGAAAGGAATTACGCAATTTGAAACTGCGGTGAAGCTTCAACCGGGATATGTGACAGCTTGGAATAACCTTGGTGATGCatatgaaaagaagaaagacttGAAGTCTGCTCTTAAGGCATTTGAAGAGGTGCTGCTTTTTGACCCTAACAATAAGATAGCTAGACCACGGCGGGATGCGTTAAAAGAACGCGTAACCATGTACAAAGGAGTTCCTGTGAAATCAAAAGAGagatga